One Ahaetulla prasina isolate Xishuangbanna chromosome 1, ASM2864084v1, whole genome shotgun sequence DNA window includes the following coding sequences:
- the FAM222B gene encoding protein FAM222B isoform X1 yields the protein MLACLPGPGDLSFQLLPYPQMNTGLQKWDTPQKMRAAQHPTPAELDAYAKKVANHPLTIKIFPNSIKVPQRKHVRRTVNGLDTSGQRYSPYPPSQASVRTGLLAIVRSPAKGVIKDFDGKRTRLLPEAMMNPPSVPYAAPSTLTHPQALARQQALQQLHSQGVPPGLQPQPPQNVAHPGLQQLQQPPQHPANHLQPQQPPPLAGMHLGRKMADADAPPNVTVSTSTIPLSMAATLQQSQPPDLSSIVHQISQFCQARTGTSATSVCEGQIANPSPISRNLLISASTRVSAHNVPTPLPSCGMVNPGDHATPVPPSAAALGMAMGSVARGPPAYQSEMKQVAAWNQHQLAHLQQMCGEAIGPSAPMGKPPSRELPGQGLPSKGSGYTLELCMGQPYGAKAALEKPTPSPPINGLPGPVPFTNGHYFQPPLWNNILPTPNSDSSGSQDLALPFHGGGGGGGAGGLQTMGAAALECTAAPHCRAGAGPPGPGGVMPTMEYQDFHRSCLREPGGAPLSKAARTSVNRGREPTESCGLHLQHPGYR from the exons ATGCTGGCCTGTCTGCCAGGACCAGGCGACCTCTCCTTCCAGCTGCTTCCTTACCCGCAGATGAACACTGGGCTTCAGAAAT GGGACACTCCACAGAAAATGAGAGCCGCACAGCACCCTACTCCAGCAGAGTTGGACGCGTATGCTAAGAAGGTAGCCAACCACCCtctgaccatcaaaattttccccAACAGCATCAAGGTCCCTCAGCGGAAACACGTGCGCCGTACTGTGAACGGCCTGGACACTTCTGGGCAGAGGTACAGCCCTTACCCACCGTCGCAGGCTTCCGTGAGAACAGGCCTCCTGGCCATCGTCCGGTCCCCGGCCAAAGGGGTCATCAAGGACTTTGACGGGAAGCGGACCCGCCTGCTGCCGGAAGCCATGATGAACCCCCCCTCGGTCCCCTACGCGGCACCTAGCACTTTAACTCACCCCCAGGCGCTGGCCCGCCAGCAGGCCCTGCAGCAGCTCCACTCTCAGGGGGTGCCTCCCGGCCTGCAGCCCCAGCCGCCGCAGAACGTGGCCCACCCCGGCCTGCAGCAGCTGCAGCAGCCCCCACAGCATCCCGCCAACCACTTGCAGCCACAGCAGCCTCCGCCGCTGGCGGGCATGCACCTGGGCAGGAAGATGGCCGACGCCGACGCCCCTCCGAATGTGACCGTCTCTACCTCAACCATCCCGCTCTCCATGGCTGCCACACTGCAGCAGAGCCAGCCCCCGGACCTGAGCAGCATCGTGCACCAGATCAGCCAGTTCTGCCAGGCGCGCACGGGCACCAGCGCTACCTCAGTCTGCGAGGGACAGATCGCCAACCCCAGCCCCATCAGCCGCAACCTCCTGATCAGCGCCAGCACCAGGGTGTCCGCTCACAACGTCCCCACACCTCTGCCTTCCTGCGGCATGGTGAACCCTGGCGACCACGCCACGCCGGTCCCGCCCTCTGCGGCCGCCCTGGGGATGGCAATGGGCAGTGTGGCCCGTGGTCCTCCCGCCTACCAAAGCGAAATGAAGCAGGTGGCAGCCTGGAACCAACACCAGCTGGCTCATCTGCAGCAGATGTGCGGCGAGGCCATCGGGCCCTCAGCCCCCATGGGGAAGCCCCCCAGCCGAGAGCTGCCCGGGCAGGGCTTGCCCAGCAAAGGGTCAGGCTACACCCTGGAGCTGTGCATGGGCCAGCCGTATGGAGCGAAGGCTGCCCTGGAGAAGCCCACCCCCTCGCCCCCTATCAACGGCCTGCCTGGCCCTGTGCCCTTCACCAACGGCCACTACTTCCAGCCTCCCTTGTGGAATAACATTCTGCCCACGCCCAACAGTGACAGCTCAGGCTCCCAGGACCTGGCCTTGCCCTTCCatgggggcggaggaggaggaggagcaggcggACTGCAGACGATGGGGGCGGCTGCCCTGGAGTGCACGGCCGCCCCCCACTGCCGAGCCGGGGCAGGGCCCCCCGGCCCGGGTGGCGTGATGCCGACCATGGAGTACCAGGACTTCCACCGGTCCTGCCTGCGCGAGCCGGGCGGTGCCCCGCTGAGCAAAGCCGCCCGCACTTCCGTGAACCGAGGGCGCGAGCCCACCGAGAGCTGCGGTCTTCACCTCCAGCACCCCGGGTATAGATGA
- the FAM222B gene encoding protein FAM222B isoform X2, whose amino-acid sequence MMNPPSVPYAAPSTLTHPQALARQQALQQLHSQGVPPGLQPQPPQNVAHPGLQQLQQPPQHPANHLQPQQPPPLAGMHLGRKMADADAPPNVTVSTSTIPLSMAATLQQSQPPDLSSIVHQISQFCQARTGTSATSVCEGQIANPSPISRNLLISASTRVSAHNVPTPLPSCGMVNPGDHATPVPPSAAALGMAMGSVARGPPAYQSEMKQVAAWNQHQLAHLQQMCGEAIGPSAPMGKPPSRELPGQGLPSKGSGYTLELCMGQPYGAKAALEKPTPSPPINGLPGPVPFTNGHYFQPPLWNNILPTPNSDSSGSQDLALPFHGGGGGGGAGGLQTMGAAALECTAAPHCRAGAGPPGPGGVMPTMEYQDFHRSCLREPGGAPLSKAARTSVNRGREPTESCGLHLQHPGYR is encoded by the coding sequence ATGATGAACCCCCCCTCGGTCCCCTACGCGGCACCTAGCACTTTAACTCACCCCCAGGCGCTGGCCCGCCAGCAGGCCCTGCAGCAGCTCCACTCTCAGGGGGTGCCTCCCGGCCTGCAGCCCCAGCCGCCGCAGAACGTGGCCCACCCCGGCCTGCAGCAGCTGCAGCAGCCCCCACAGCATCCCGCCAACCACTTGCAGCCACAGCAGCCTCCGCCGCTGGCGGGCATGCACCTGGGCAGGAAGATGGCCGACGCCGACGCCCCTCCGAATGTGACCGTCTCTACCTCAACCATCCCGCTCTCCATGGCTGCCACACTGCAGCAGAGCCAGCCCCCGGACCTGAGCAGCATCGTGCACCAGATCAGCCAGTTCTGCCAGGCGCGCACGGGCACCAGCGCTACCTCAGTCTGCGAGGGACAGATCGCCAACCCCAGCCCCATCAGCCGCAACCTCCTGATCAGCGCCAGCACCAGGGTGTCCGCTCACAACGTCCCCACACCTCTGCCTTCCTGCGGCATGGTGAACCCTGGCGACCACGCCACGCCGGTCCCGCCCTCTGCGGCCGCCCTGGGGATGGCAATGGGCAGTGTGGCCCGTGGTCCTCCCGCCTACCAAAGCGAAATGAAGCAGGTGGCAGCCTGGAACCAACACCAGCTGGCTCATCTGCAGCAGATGTGCGGCGAGGCCATCGGGCCCTCAGCCCCCATGGGGAAGCCCCCCAGCCGAGAGCTGCCCGGGCAGGGCTTGCCCAGCAAAGGGTCAGGCTACACCCTGGAGCTGTGCATGGGCCAGCCGTATGGAGCGAAGGCTGCCCTGGAGAAGCCCACCCCCTCGCCCCCTATCAACGGCCTGCCTGGCCCTGTGCCCTTCACCAACGGCCACTACTTCCAGCCTCCCTTGTGGAATAACATTCTGCCCACGCCCAACAGTGACAGCTCAGGCTCCCAGGACCTGGCCTTGCCCTTCCatgggggcggaggaggaggaggagcaggcggACTGCAGACGATGGGGGCGGCTGCCCTGGAGTGCACGGCCGCCCCCCACTGCCGAGCCGGGGCAGGGCCCCCCGGCCCGGGTGGCGTGATGCCGACCATGGAGTACCAGGACTTCCACCGGTCCTGCCTGCGCGAGCCGGGCGGTGCCCCGCTGAGCAAAGCCGCCCGCACTTCCGTGAACCGAGGGCGCGAGCCCACCGAGAGCTGCGGTCTTCACCTCCAGCACCCCGGGTATAGATGA